The following proteins are encoded in a genomic region of Microbulbifer sp. MKSA007:
- a CDS encoding Re/Si-specific NAD(P)(+) transhydrogenase subunit alpha, with translation MIIGAAKEVLDGERRVALTPDSARQLQKLGYECAIESGAGEAANFSDKDYTDADVKVVADAKTLWETSDIVIKVRPPETSELELTHEGQSVISFFWPAQNGELLQQFADKKVNVLAMDMVPRISRAQKMDALSSMANIAGYRAVIEAGNNFGRFFTGQITAAGKVPPAKVLVIGAGVAGLAAIGASTSLGAITLAFDVRPEVAEQVESMGAEFVYLDFEEEQQDGAATGGYASVSSPEFREAQLAKFRELAPEVDIVITTALIPGRDAPELWTEDMVQSMKPGSVIVDLAAEKGGNCKLTKMDEKIVTENGITVIGYTDFPSRMATQSSTLYATNIRHMMTDLTPEKDGQINIDMEDDVIRGATATKDGEITFPPPKPKIAAIAAQKPKEKAPELTPEERRAAEVAAFKDQTKKQVALLAGGGALLLLVGLVAPASFMQHFIVFVLACFVGFQVIWGVAHSLHTPLMAVTNAISSIVILGALLQIGSGSWLVILLAAVSVFMAGINIFGGFLVTRRMLAMFQKS, from the coding sequence ATGATCATAGGGGCTGCCAAGGAAGTCCTTGACGGGGAACGTCGGGTCGCGTTGACGCCGGACAGCGCCCGACAGCTGCAAAAGCTGGGATACGAGTGCGCTATTGAATCCGGTGCAGGTGAAGCTGCAAACTTCTCAGACAAAGATTACACAGACGCTGACGTAAAGGTTGTTGCAGACGCAAAAACGCTCTGGGAAACCTCTGATATTGTTATCAAAGTCCGTCCGCCCGAAACTTCTGAACTGGAACTGACGCACGAAGGACAATCCGTCATCAGCTTCTTCTGGCCAGCCCAGAATGGTGAGCTCCTTCAGCAGTTTGCCGATAAGAAGGTGAATGTGCTGGCGATGGATATGGTCCCGCGTATCTCCCGCGCGCAGAAGATGGATGCTTTGTCATCCATGGCCAACATTGCCGGTTATCGCGCTGTTATTGAAGCTGGTAACAACTTCGGTCGCTTCTTCACCGGTCAGATCACCGCTGCCGGTAAAGTGCCACCAGCCAAAGTGCTCGTCATCGGCGCTGGCGTTGCCGGCCTTGCCGCAATCGGCGCGTCCACATCTCTGGGCGCAATCACTCTGGCCTTCGACGTTCGCCCGGAAGTGGCTGAGCAGGTCGAGTCCATGGGCGCTGAGTTCGTTTATCTGGATTTTGAGGAAGAGCAGCAGGACGGCGCAGCCACAGGCGGCTATGCTTCTGTTTCTTCTCCAGAATTCCGTGAAGCACAGCTGGCGAAGTTCCGTGAGCTGGCACCGGAAGTCGACATCGTCATCACCACAGCTCTGATCCCAGGCCGCGATGCGCCTGAGCTCTGGACCGAAGACATGGTCCAGTCCATGAAGCCGGGTTCCGTGATTGTCGACCTTGCTGCTGAAAAAGGCGGCAACTGCAAACTGACCAAGATGGACGAGAAGATCGTCACCGAGAACGGCATCACCGTGATCGGCTACACTGACTTCCCATCCCGAATGGCAACGCAGTCGTCTACGCTGTACGCAACCAACATCCGTCACATGATGACAGACCTGACCCCTGAGAAAGACGGTCAGATCAATATCGACATGGAAGACGATGTGATCCGCGGTGCAACGGCAACCAAGGACGGGGAAATCACTTTCCCACCACCAAAGCCGAAAATCGCTGCGATTGCTGCCCAAAAACCGAAGGAAAAAGCACCAGAGCTGACACCGGAAGAACGCCGTGCCGCTGAAGTTGCGGCCTTCAAAGACCAGACCAAGAAGCAGGTTGCTCTGCTTGCTGGTGGTGGCGCGTTGCTGCTGCTCGTTGGCCTTGTTGCACCAGCAAGCTTCATGCAGCACTTCATCGTGTTTGTTCTGGCTTGCTTCGTTGGCTTCCAGGTTATCTGGGGCGTTGCACACTCTCTGCATACCCCGCTGATGGCTGTCACCAACGCGATTTCTTCCATCGTTATCTTGGGTGCACTGTTGCAAATCGGGTCTGGCAGCTGGCTTGTCATTCTCCTTGCTGCTGTTTCAGTCTTTATGGCTGGTATCAACATCTTCGGTGGCTTCCTCGTAACCCGGCGCATGCTCGCCATGTTCCAGAAGTCTTAA
- a CDS encoding DUF6502 family protein: MSPEQTDPFETALTALLAPLAKAMVARGVTIGPATEALKRALLQAALEETPGKTTDSRVSLKTGIHRKDVKRLRTDENGGSLKKSVNASALAISYWATAPEFQSSEGTPRDLPRHGSEKEPGFDELVRLTRADMAPGTVLEALIEQGVVTELDDGFYRLLTHALLPAAGSAEQVAAYQATLSTHLTAATHNLIAPEGTSLNFDRILRYSHLSDESVEKLNRLTQEKAQMLLEEVNALAREMQMNDAEQTANGRFAFGAYVLPKKPSSDEAAA, translated from the coding sequence ATGAGTCCCGAGCAAACAGACCCTTTTGAGACTGCCCTCACAGCGCTTCTTGCCCCGCTGGCGAAAGCGATGGTGGCGCGTGGCGTCACAATCGGGCCAGCGACCGAGGCCTTAAAACGCGCCCTGCTGCAAGCCGCACTGGAGGAAACCCCAGGCAAAACGACAGACAGCCGGGTTAGCCTGAAGACCGGAATTCATCGTAAGGATGTCAAGCGGTTACGAACCGACGAAAACGGCGGATCTCTTAAGAAATCCGTCAATGCTTCAGCGCTCGCCATAAGCTACTGGGCCACTGCACCAGAGTTCCAAAGCAGCGAAGGAACGCCGCGCGACCTGCCCCGGCACGGAAGCGAAAAAGAACCGGGCTTTGATGAGCTGGTGCGTCTGACGCGCGCAGATATGGCGCCGGGAACGGTTTTGGAAGCGCTTATCGAACAAGGTGTCGTTACGGAATTAGATGACGGATTTTATCGTTTGTTGACTCACGCCTTACTTCCGGCTGCCGGAAGTGCAGAACAGGTCGCGGCCTATCAGGCGACGCTTTCCACCCATCTGACAGCGGCTACCCACAACTTAATTGCTCCTGAAGGAACCTCCCTCAATTTTGATCGAATCCTGCGCTACTCACATTTATCTGATGAGTCAGTTGAGAAGCTGAACAGGCTGACGCAAGAGAAAGCCCAGATGCTTTTGGAAGAAGTCAACGCTCTGGCGAGGGAGATGCAGATGAATGATGCGGAACAGACCGCAAATGGCCGTTTTGCCTTTGGGGCCTACGTCCTTCCAAAAAAGCCGTCCTCTGATGAGGCGGCTGCATGA
- a CDS encoding DUF5666 domain-containing protein encodes MMVWRHTLSALIASSFLIAPAAGHAEEEREGGILGTGIVGTITRLGSIIVNEQRITFPADLPVKNELGPLTAAQLVPGDTVAVVADLAGANWEAQSIRRILPIIGPVSEISSDETGRIFEIMGTAVHVPLTIATTVKQGDWVAISGLWQDEDVVATRVEVVPPRQSAVIIGSNLSVGASNVPQIGNTLIAGIIPQHVESGDVIRVTGIPEAGSIRATSLETGIFDGKVGLVQAEGYLSPPTSQGLYTLLGSGMVAFTDQPDMIDETAKVRLCGYDGKLGGDSTIDANPELLEKLGCQ; translated from the coding sequence ATGATGGTTTGGAGGCACACACTTTCCGCTCTGATTGCGTCCAGTTTTCTAATAGCTCCAGCTGCAGGACATGCAGAAGAGGAGCGTGAAGGCGGTATTTTGGGGACCGGCATTGTCGGTACGATCACACGCCTTGGCAGTATCATCGTCAACGAGCAGCGGATTACCTTCCCTGCTGATCTGCCGGTGAAAAACGAACTAGGCCCACTCACCGCCGCGCAGTTGGTGCCGGGAGATACGGTCGCCGTTGTTGCCGATTTGGCTGGTGCGAATTGGGAAGCTCAAAGCATCCGGCGCATATTGCCAATCATTGGTCCAGTCTCAGAAATCAGCTCAGATGAGACCGGCAGAATCTTTGAAATCATGGGAACAGCTGTTCATGTTCCGCTGACCATTGCGACCACTGTGAAGCAAGGCGATTGGGTCGCGATCAGTGGTCTCTGGCAGGATGAAGATGTGGTCGCAACACGCGTTGAAGTGGTTCCACCACGCCAGTCCGCGGTGATCATTGGCAGTAACCTTTCCGTCGGCGCCAGCAACGTGCCTCAGATCGGGAACACCTTGATCGCAGGCATCATTCCGCAACACGTGGAATCTGGTGATGTCATTCGGGTGACTGGCATTCCTGAAGCTGGCAGCATCCGCGCCACTTCTTTGGAAACCGGCATCTTCGACGGCAAAGTCGGCTTGGTTCAGGCGGAAGGCTACCTGTCTCCACCAACCTCACAGGGCCTTTACACCCTCCTCGGCTCCGGCATGGTCGCCTTCACCGATCAACCCGACATGATCGACGAAACCGCCAAAGTCCGCCTCTGCGGTTACGACGGTAAGCTCGGTGGTGACTCCACAATTGATGCAAACCCAGAACTGCTTGAGAAGCTGGGCTGTCAGTAG
- a CDS encoding FG-GAP repeat protein, with the protein MNNTVLDHSTNLAPSVEESNQITEFLKLTVPGISQRGRLGSSVAVNEAGVIAVGASTAAEADLILSGSVTVFRPLGDGSYEEVYIAAPEDLAEAQFGEAISIMNDGTLIVGAPHASPDGFVRGGAVYVYPIGNDGYYSTPIKLIASDTSHVDFFGSAVSVNESGQIVVAAKGDDADGVYNAGAIYVFTPQEDGSYKELKLSSPSVAAYFGSSVSINEDGLIAVGASGEHDSTGALYIYKPTESGYDNPIKLEVDDLFFYDQFGAAVSVNDVGEILVSQPGNMVDGKYVAGSVLLFKPDPQGNYTQKKNLLYPIQLMATCLAPLSP; encoded by the coding sequence ATGAACAATACAGTTCTAGACCATTCAACCAATCTTGCCCCTTCAGTAGAAGAGAGCAACCAAATTACTGAATTCTTGAAACTGACGGTACCAGGCATCAGCCAAAGAGGCAGATTAGGAAGTTCCGTTGCAGTTAATGAGGCAGGGGTTATCGCTGTAGGAGCAAGTACAGCTGCCGAAGCAGACCTAATTCTATCTGGCTCTGTTACAGTCTTTCGTCCTCTAGGCGATGGCAGCTATGAGGAAGTATATATAGCTGCACCAGAAGATCTTGCCGAAGCTCAATTCGGCGAGGCAATAAGCATCATGAACGACGGTACGCTGATTGTTGGCGCTCCTCATGCCAGTCCAGATGGCTTCGTTCGAGGGGGCGCCGTCTATGTGTACCCAATTGGTAACGATGGATACTATTCTACCCCCATCAAACTAATAGCCTCAGACACCAGCCATGTTGACTTCTTCGGCTCCGCAGTCTCGGTAAATGAAAGTGGACAAATTGTAGTAGCAGCAAAGGGTGATGATGCAGACGGTGTCTATAACGCCGGTGCTATCTACGTCTTTACTCCTCAAGAAGATGGCAGTTACAAGGAACTAAAACTGAGTTCTCCTTCTGTAGCCGCCTACTTTGGTTCATCAGTCTCCATTAATGAGGACGGCCTTATTGCTGTCGGAGCTTCTGGCGAGCATGATTCAACAGGGGCTTTATACATCTACAAACCTACAGAGAGTGGATATGATAACCCAATCAAACTTGAAGTAGACGACCTATTTTTCTATGACCAGTTTGGAGCTGCTGTGTCAGTCAATGATGTTGGAGAGATTTTGGTGAGTCAGCCAGGCAACATGGTTGATGGAAAATATGTTGCAGGTTCTGTTTTGCTTTTCAAACCAGACCCGCAAGGAAACTACACTCAAAAAAAGAATTTACTGTATCCGATCCAGCTGATGGCCACATGTTTGGCTCCTCTGTCGCCATGA
- a CDS encoding RidA family protein, protein MSDITRLNKGPRMSQAVIYNGIVHLSGQVDTNGKTAADQTRAILANIETLLEEAGSNKSRILQATIWLNDVADFDEMNSVWDAWVDPQNPPARACGECKLALDSLKVEILITAAAA, encoded by the coding sequence ATGTCTGACATCACCCGTCTGAACAAAGGCCCACGCATGAGCCAGGCCGTCATTTACAACGGTATCGTACATCTTTCCGGTCAGGTCGACACCAACGGCAAAACCGCCGCCGACCAGACACGCGCTATTCTGGCAAACATCGAAACACTGCTGGAGGAAGCCGGCTCCAACAAATCCCGCATCCTGCAAGCCACCATCTGGCTGAATGATGTTGCTGACTTTGACGAGATGAACTCTGTCTGGGACGCATGGGTTGACCCACAAAACCCACCGGCCCGCGCCTGCGGCGAATGCAAACTCGCCCTAGACAGCCTCAAAGTAGAAATCCTCATCACAGCCGCCGCGGCTTGA
- a CDS encoding NAD(P)(+) transhydrogenase (Re/Si-specific) subunit beta, which translates to MEFSFTTAAYVVAAVLFILSLGGLSGQESAKRAVWYGIAGMALAVVATLIGPGSGLWLLSVILIAAGGVIGYYVAQRVQMTEMPQLVAAMHSLVGLAAVFVGFNADIELGRVLAMDGTAQKALEGFAAVLAKKTSVEVSILRVEVFLGVFIGAVTFTGSVVAFGKLAGKLNSKAIKLPGGHALNAGAAIASIILGIMYFNDAGIWTLILMTLLAFFIGYHLIMGIGGADMPVVVSMLNSYSGWAAAAIGFSLGNDLLIVVGALVGSSGAILSYIMCKAMNRHFVSVILGGFGNTSGPAQEIEGEMVPTDTDFVAETLSEADSIVIVPGYGMAVAQAQQSVSELTKRLRDKGKNVRFAIHPVAGRLPGHMNVLLAEAKVPYDIVLEMDEINDDFPDTDVVIIIGANDIVNPAAQEDPNSPIAGMPVLEVWKAKHVFISKRGQGTGYSGIENPLFYKENSRMYYGDAKSSMDALLGKIS; encoded by the coding sequence ATGGAATTTAGTTTCACTACCGCCGCTTATGTTGTTGCGGCTGTTCTCTTCATTCTGTCTCTGGGCGGTCTGTCCGGTCAGGAAAGCGCGAAACGTGCTGTATGGTACGGTATCGCGGGTATGGCGCTGGCTGTTGTTGCCACACTCATCGGTCCGGGTTCCGGCCTCTGGCTGCTCTCCGTTATCCTGATCGCTGCTGGCGGCGTGATCGGTTACTATGTGGCACAGCGCGTGCAGATGACCGAGATGCCTCAGCTGGTTGCCGCCATGCACTCGCTGGTTGGTCTGGCTGCTGTGTTCGTCGGCTTTAACGCTGATATCGAGCTTGGCCGCGTTCTTGCAATGGATGGAACTGCTCAAAAAGCACTTGAAGGCTTTGCTGCAGTTCTGGCGAAAAAGACCAGTGTTGAAGTTTCCATTCTTCGCGTAGAAGTCTTCCTTGGCGTGTTCATTGGTGCGGTTACCTTCACCGGTTCTGTCGTTGCATTCGGCAAGCTGGCAGGAAAGCTTAACTCTAAGGCGATTAAACTACCGGGCGGTCATGCGCTCAACGCAGGCGCTGCAATTGCTTCAATTATTCTGGGCATCATGTACTTCAACGATGCAGGTATCTGGACTCTAATCCTGATGACCCTGCTGGCATTCTTCATCGGTTACCATCTGATCATGGGTATCGGTGGTGCAGATATGCCTGTTGTTGTCTCCATGCTGAACTCCTACTCAGGCTGGGCAGCTGCAGCGATTGGTTTCTCCCTTGGCAACGACCTTCTCATCGTTGTGGGTGCGCTCGTTGGTTCTTCTGGTGCAATTCTCTCTTACATCATGTGTAAGGCGATGAACCGCCACTTCGTCTCCGTTATTCTGGGTGGCTTTGGTAACACCTCTGGCCCTGCTCAGGAAATCGAAGGCGAGATGGTTCCAACGGATACCGACTTCGTTGCAGAAACCCTTTCTGAAGCTGACAGCATCGTTATCGTACCAGGTTACGGCATGGCTGTTGCTCAGGCACAGCAGTCCGTTTCTGAGCTAACCAAGCGTCTGCGTGACAAAGGTAAAAACGTACGCTTTGCAATCCACCCGGTTGCAGGTCGTCTGCCAGGTCACATGAACGTTCTGCTGGCTGAAGCGAAAGTGCCTTATGATATCGTTCTGGAAATGGACGAGATCAACGATGACTTCCCGGATACAGATGTTGTGATCATCATCGGTGCGAACGACATCGTGAACCCGGCAGCTCAGGAAGATCCAAACTCTCCAATCGCTGGCATGCCAGTGCTGGAAGTCTGGAAAGCCAAGCACGTGTTCATCTCCAAGCGTGGTCAGGGCACCGGCTACTCCGGCATCGAGAACCCACTGTTCTACAAGGAAAACTCCCGCATGTATTACGGCGATGCAAAGTCTTCCATGGACGCCCTGCTCGGCAAAATCAGCTAA